Genomic segment of Bemisia tabaci chromosome 9, PGI_BMITA_v3:
TGTACAAAGTCGATGTCTCATCCGCGATCGGTTAATGGGCCAGAAAGTGATGGTTTTGAAGCAACGTGCAtatttttggagacttaaacgcggagTAAGAAAAGTGGAGAAATGCATAAAATCGGTATTCGTCTCAGCTATCGAGAAGATAGATTGAATGTGCACGAGCCCCTTGTCAAATCCTCCGTTTGCTGCAGTAGTTTCAATGGATACCACTATTCCAAAATTGAAGAGCGCTTTTCACATaaccgaaaaaatgaaggcgcccgGAGTCCTGTGCCGTCTGATTTAATGTGACTCATCTCATACCTATTACAGGTGCAGGCCCTTTAAAGTATGCGAGGGTTACCTGGGCACAAAATCGAGGAACATGAATGTTTCTGTTGCCGCACACACTAAAACGAATCGTTCATTTAATAACGGTGCTAGATTTTGATAGTTGAAAAGGGGTATGGTAGAAAGGGATGAGGGTGCTTGTAACTGTTGAATAAATTAATAGTAATAGGTGCTTGTTGTTTAGATGAAAAAAGTGCGTAATTCATTGGTACAAAATGACTTTATTTATAATTTGAATTAAGGAGAAGAGGTAGAGCAAAAATAACTTAATATTATGTCTAATTGATGTAATGGtaactcttgaaaacttcctaaTGCTTAAGTTTCGGTCGATTCCGAATTTGCGCTGAAGTGAAAATCGTCGAGATCATTACAAATCAAATGAGacaatttaaataaatatgTATCATACATTAATGTAATAATTACCGAGgtcaaacattaaaaaatttacattttaacttTAACTCACTATACTCGTTCATTTGACAGAACATCGTGTTCCTTTCGTAGTAACGTAAAAGTCCGATTGAAGCTATCTGAGCAAGATTGCAAATTTTCGGCTATCCAAATTATAAATGCTCTACCCTGGAATATCAAAAAACAACTCCGCGACGGTGATATCCGGaagtttttcaatttacttcgCGATCTTCTTTTGAACAAGGCTTTTTATAATTTGAACGAGTTTCTAAACTCATCGGTTGAGTAACGTTCTAACCACCAACTAATGTACAgttgtaatttatatttttaattattgtatagTGTTTCTTGACCTGTGCCATAGCCTTAATAATGGGGCTCCCATGTACAaagttttaataaataaataaataaataaataaatagtaaatCTTCAAACAAACGGACGAATTTCTACCGAACGGAACCCTAGGCAGGTAGGAAATGAGGAGtttgctcgttagttgaggtcCGTAAggatgaatgggaattataaaactccagtgacgtcaacggcaAAGAAGCCATCTCCGTTGTCGCCCTTGCTCggcttcaactcatgagccctgtccacaatgtTCTTTTGCCATCGccatgctgccgtgatagcgaaaagagccgtaagtgcaaaaatgaagttctgagaaaacgggctcagaaacttctgaccggaacattttattgaaagaagcctccgttctttgtcaaattgccactaatcgtccggaagactcctagaaatcgtatggatgatcaaaaatcgactgattttatttccattacataaaaagggtatttttcattttcatgctaggttattgttaagcaagacagccgtaagtgctatcttctgcatgctttcgtggttgcgttttggacgcacaacaaacaaattttcaggttagaaattggcagaagagggcggcactttactggaaagcaccgttttcattggctctcatgcacctgcggctgtcttgaaaaaaaccaattcattttttgtgtacttacggctttttcatacgtctcattttcattaaattaggatgaattttgctgttttagctgtctcagtaatttcatttaaaggagtttagacgaattttgcagaaaactcgatttcgaaaattttgcacttacggctctcttccctATCACGGCAGGCTCATAAGTGCCACATTCagttggcacttagttccgttggACAGAATGTAAAATATCGCTTTTCCATTTCACCGAGGAGAATAACGCCCACTATaacattgattcttatgcagCCGTCTatagcacaccccatcttttcccctCATCTGTAGTTCcattcggcagaaatacgtccaaatgtaatATGGTGGCATTGGGTGCCTAATCTTCAACTACTGTGATGATTTTCAATTGCAATTCACTTGTTCAATTCAAGGGAATGAGTATGTGTTTCTCCTCATTTTCGGTTGGTGCGGATTATATATTTCAAAACTCTCAAAATCTGTGCTTCCAATGCCACATATCCCTTTCTGCATCAGGAAGTGGCCCTGCGGAAAATCAAATATGTAAGTCATCATTATGGAAAGAGTCATAAATCttcttcacagaaaaaaatagggtagtcaaCACAACCAGCGGCGGGTTAAAAATGCGTCAACTATAGTGCCGTGGTTACGATAACTACTgcggtggaggtcacaactaaccAGGTAGTTACATCAACAACGACGGATGTTGATGTAACTACCGCGGGCagttgtgacctccaccgcggtagttatcgtaactaccgcacagtagctggcgcatttttaaccagccgctggttgtgtcgactaccctatttttttccgtgtttgtCAAATCATTGAAAGAGTAAATGCGAGACATCATGGAGATTGAATTTGTCGCCAATGGGAACTGAACTGGGAGCCAGCTTATCGATGACACCCACACTTGCATATTGATGGTTTAATGGATCGCAtccgatacatcaaacaggtaaGGTTGTATCGGTATCGATTAGTTCAACATGTatacatagcctcaaaagtcagttGACCAATCCGAAGAACGGGTTTTTCGTGatggattttttattctcatGTTTACaatatggcaatgaaaagtgaaattattgggaattttctcattttcagttttcccAACTTAGATCCTAAAATTCTTGTTTGAGGTTATTGCTTTGaagcaaacgatacatcgaaccatcaTCGATCACGATCtttaagtggattgcattttgcaaaaaggaaccactagcattgcaatgttgctaagattgtgcaacttcttttgtcttggaggaaaaacccgattatccattaatagtttctattttactcgctaaaaactgtaaatttaagacaaaaattaccatctaaatttcatagtttttcacgattttcacaattttattgcaaaagatgaagttgcacaatcttagcatcattgcaatgctagtggttcctttttgtaaaatgcaatccaagtcaAAAAATGTGTACCTCCGTTCCTGCACTGTTTCAAATCTACGCTCATTTTTTGTTCTTTGAGAATTACCTTTTTAATTGTATGATACGTATGGTATGGTATATGcgagaaaaaacaataataaatgGCCCGAGCTGTATGtagcaaggtggagaaatggtggtGGTCCTCAATATTTCGCggagaaaacaaagccaaggaGTTCTAAAACAATTTCAATTATAGTCAAAACACGTTTTttctctaatgagtaccagtacaagactgagaGGGAggggagcagtggcgtggcgtgctttgcgatgtattgattgatctgccttttaaaccaatggaaaaatcgattaacagggtgttcgcagcgaacaccttaataatcgattctttaccataggtttaaatggcataacaatcgatatatcgcaaagcacgccacgccactggaggggAGGGAGTGTACAATTGAGTGTATTATAACATTTCAAAGCAAGTTGCCTGAGCTAAAAATTCCTCCCCCCCaccctcagtcttgtactggtactcattagtgcaaaacattttttttgactttaattgaaaattttttggaacttcttagctttgtttccccgcgaaatgatgTGAACCTAGCACCATTTCTCTACCCTGTTACATATATATTTGTGAATATGTATATGTACATGTACTAGGGCTCAGACACAAAATCCGGTGAAAAGCTTAAAATACCTACTTTATGAATAAATATTGCATACCTGTAAGCCCCAACTGCTAGGTGCACTGTCCCGGAGGATCCACGCGtctgaaattaaaatgtaaatgtaaattttcaacTGAATTCGGTTTATTTTTCTGTCCATATTATTAGTAATCATGTGTAAAGAGATTTTTCCGAGGTCATCGATTGCCAGTTACTTTTGTCGTCGTTAAAAAACCtcatttgaatgaaataaagaaatctttcaataaataaaaaaaaatccctggtGAAGAAAACATTCATTAAaccaaaaataagatttttcacGTATAAAACGATTTTTATCCATATTTTCTGAGAGTGAAGAATAAACCTCGCACGCGAAACAATCACAGTGAATAATTCATTGATACCAACAAACGAATCATGAAGTTGAACGCTTACAAACGTCCAATGAGTTTCTCACAGTGCGGACTGATTTAGTGCAtagatcattcgatataatatcgaaatcttggttcaaaccaaaacaaactgaCATAACATCATGTACGAATTGTTCATGAGttaattttgataatttattaaaaattagtcATCGACCGGTTCtaaatcaattaaagactcattaaacagGAGAACTTTCGATGCGGTAAAAAACACCtcgacgcattttaccaccatggcacAAAGGGCGCGAATTAGAAACAATGTTTCTTGTTTGTTGACATTGGAATcaagggttcgatattatatcgccTGACGTTATAGCTTagcactaaatcagtctatttgaAGGGAGGTAATGAAGACTGAAATACCTTTGTAGTGCCCAACAATAACAACGCCGTGATTTGCGTCTCCTGGCCCATCGGGACAATAGTCTGTTTCGAATACTCCTGAAACGTAgaactgaaacaaaaaacaagcagtttcaCGAGCAAATATGTGTCAATACAGCGAAAAAATTGGAATGTCCGCATTTTCTCCAAATGTTCAAAAATCTTGTCTTCTTCGCGTATCCGATTCGGAAAATCCATAGTTGCATATATAGCTATGGTAATGCCATTCGACTGGAAGTTGGGTTTGCGAACCGAATGGTCGGGATGATATAGAACACCATGTCCACCATAAAAATGTGCCAATACAGCGAAAAGATTAGCATTTTCTCCAAGTGCTTAAAAATATTGTCTTCCTCGTGTATCTGATTAGGAAAATTAATGATTGCATACGACTATGGTAATGCTATACACATAAATATCATA
This window contains:
- the LOC109036709 gene encoding cathepsin L 2-like; the encoded protein is MEYIKKYGLPTAIAYPYTAMTGNCKTHVAVNPYAKIADFIRADPRKLEEHLRFSPLPTDVHAKAELQFYVSGVFETDYCPDGPGDANHGVVIVGHYKDAWILRDSAPSSWGLQGHFLMQKGICGIGSTDFESFEIYNPHQPKMRRNTYSFP